TCCCTTCCGGTCACTCCAACTTCAACTGCATTGCGTAGTCTCATTCTCCAGACATGTCGAAGATAGAAATTCAGCATCCTCACCAGCCCATCTCTAAGGACTTGGAGCTCACTCGAAGGAAGAGATTTAAAATCCAATATACCAGAGGCTCATGGGAATCCAAGCTAAGAAGACTGAAGAAGAAGGCCATTAACAAGGAGAGTGTCACAATGAATAGTTTCCTAGTGTGGAATGCTCGAGGGATAGGTAACAGTCGTACTATCAGAACAACCAAGCGCCTCATTAAGAAATTTAACCCGCTGATCGTGGCTATTTTAGAACCAAGGATTGGAGATGAGAGGATGGTGGGGATTGGTCTCACGCTCGATTTTCATGCCTCTTTCTCGAATGTGACAGAGGGTGGAAAGATCTAGGTTTTCCACTAAAACCAGATCTCCCTCTCTATCTTTAATATTTCTAACTAAGTTATTTCTTTTGCAATGACGGTGCCTTTCTTTCATCTTTCGATCTATCTGACTGTCATGTATGCTAGTTGCAACCGCTTCCTTAGGAGATCCCTCTGGAACTCGCTAGCGGCAATCTCCACCAGGGTGTAAGGTCCTTGGGCTGTGGGCGAGGTTTTCAACGCCACAACCTTGGCAGCTGACAGGCGTAGCCATTATGCTGTAGATAGGTCCTTTGTTACAGATTTTCCTGAAGCTATTAATGTGGCTGGTTTAATTGATGCTAGCTTCTCTGATAGTCGTTTCACTTGGTGTAATAACCAAGGGGATTTGGCTAGAGTATGGGCGAGGCTGGATCGAGGCCTCTTCAATGTGCTATGGTCTAACTGCTTCCCTCTCTTTAGGGTGCTCCATCTTCCAAGAACGAATTCGGATTACTCTCCCCTTCTTTTGCAGTTCCCTGATCGTCGCCCTACAGGCcccaaaccattcatcttccaAAGTATGTGGCTACTCCATGATACGTTCCAGCAGGTGGTGAAATAGGCTTGAGGTGCCGAATCTTCTGACAATCCCATCTACAATGTCCTCCTTAAGCTCAAAAATGTCAAGAAAGTGCTCAAAGTTTGGAACAAGGAGGTCTTCGGTAATATTTCAGCCCAGATTGACCAAATGGAAGATCAGTTAGCTGACATTGATAGCCGTCTTCAAGCTGACCAGTCGGACATTGTCCCCCACTCCTTACAAAAGGAGTTTGATGAAATCTCCTCTAAGGTTCAACAACTCGAACTGATGGAAGAGACGTTTTGAAAGCAAAAGTCGAGGATCAACTGGCTGGAAGTGGGGGACAAGAATACTAAATTTTTTCATGTGGCAGCCACGGAAAAATAGAGAAAGGCCCACATTAACAGTATCACTCTCCCATCTGGTGAAATTATTGTTAACCAGGATCGGATAAAAACAGTTGTAGCTGACCACTTCAGACACCAGTTTTCTATAGTCCCATGTTCCGATCAGTCTAATCTATTGGAATGTATCCCCTTTGTGATCTTAGAACAAGTTAACGTCTCCCTTATGGCTGAGCCTTCCCTCCATGAAACCAGGCAGTCCAGTGTATTCCTAAGGAGGGAGCAGCGAGACTAGATGGCTTCTCTGTGCTTTCTACTCAGGCTACTGGAACATCATAGCCACCAACATTCATAAGGCTGTTTCCTACGTCTTCAAAGGTGGTGCAGTCCCAAGAGTCGTTAACGCCTCATTGCTTTGTCTGATCCCCAAATCAGCTACCCCGGGGTTCTTTTATGACTTTAGGCCGATTAGTTTATGTAATTGCTTCTACAAGATCATAGCCAAGACCATTGCATCCCGCCTGTGCGTCGTCTTGCCTTCTTTGATCTCGCCGGAGCAGGGTGCTTTCATCTAAGGGCGTGCCATCTCCGAAAACATTGCTCAAGCCCATGAATTATTCAGAGAAGTCAATAGGAAAACTAGGGGAGGAAATATTGTGCTTAAAGTAGATAAGGGGAAGGCCTATGATAAGGTGGATTGGGGCTTCTTGAAGGTAGTTCTGGTGCATTTTGGTTTCAGCCAGGCATGGGTTAGCATGGTTGAAAGCTGTTGGGCTTCAGTTTGGTTCTTGGTCCTGCTGAATGGTGAGAGTTCGGGTTTCTTTAAGTCTTCGAGGGGTCTCCGACAGGGAGACCTGCTCTCCCCCACCCTTTTCATTATTGGTGCCGAAGTCCTCAGTCGGGGTCTGAAGGGCCTGCTATCCCAGGGTACCATCATGCGTTTCAAGTTGAGAAGAGGATGCCTACTTATTTCACACCTGTTGTACGCTGATGACACTCTTCTCTTTTTCAATGGTAGCTTAAAGTCGTCCACGACCGTTAAGAAGTTCCTTGAAAATTACCAGTAAACTTCGGGGCAGTCCATCAACCACCGTAAGAGCTCCTTTATTTGTGTCGATTCCCTTCCACCGTCTAGAATCAGATCACTTGAAAGAATTTTTGGTGTTGTCAGGGCTGGGACTCCTTTGACATACCTAGGGATTCCCCTCGCAATGAGCAGATTGAAGGTGTCAGTGTTCCAACCCCTTCTAGATAAAGTGGAAGCCCGCATCATAGGCCGGCAGGTGAGATTTCTCTCCCAAGCTGGTAGAGTGAATCTCATTCAGTACGTGCTAGGAAGCATTCCAGTACACTCTCTTGTGGCAGCCCACATTCCTTCAACCATTCTCGCCTCCCTGGAAAGATGTTTTGCCAACTTTCTTTGGGGTTGGTTCGAGGGCAGGCACAAGCTACACTGGCAGAGCTGGAAAGTCATTTCCCTACCCAAGGTGGAAGGTGGTTTGGGGATTAGAAGACTGTCCGATATCATGAAAGCCTTCAGGCTGAAGATGGCTTGGAACGTCAGGTTCAGGGAAACTCAAAGTTTATGGGGCAGATTCTTATTAGCTAAATACATGCACTTCCATTCCCCATTGCAGCAGCTCACTCCTCCAGCTTATGCCTCTCTAATTTGGAGAAGAATCCTGAAGCTCATCACGCTACTGGAATCATCCACTCAGGTTCATATAGGGGCAGGTGACAACAATTTATGGAGTTCAAATTGGACGGGCCTAGGCCCCCTCCAGCAGATTGATGGCATCCAGATCCCGACCGAGTTGAGACATATGAAGGTAAATCAATTCCTGGGCCACGCTGGTCCCCTCCCTCCCTTAATGGTCTTCAGTTTCCTCCCCCAACAAGTGATAGATTATATTTTTCAAGCGGGTTTCTGCCTCTCCTCAGGGCCAAATAAGCCGTTTTGGCCTTTCACTCCTTCAGGAAGTTTCTTCATAAGATTGGCTTGGGGTTTATGTAGGGATAGCCAGTCTTGCAAGGGTTGGGCAAGATGGGTTTGGCACCCAACCCTCCCTCCTAAAATTGGGTTATTGGTTTGGAAAATTTTGGTTAAAGCTATCTCGGTTGAGGCTGAGATCCAAGCTAGGGGCATCCACCTGACCTCCTGCTGCGTTTGTTGCAAGTACAGACCATCCCATGTTAGGACACATCAAGACATTGAAACCATCCAACATCCTTTTCTCACGGGCGACCTGGCAAAATTAGCTTGGAGATTTGTCAGTACCAGTTTTGGCATACCCCCCCTCAACTCCTCGTTAGTGGAACTCCACCTATCCTAGTGGTGGGCGGCCTCTGCTTCTATGTCCCCTACTTCCAAGGCCCAGTATCCAGCCCCTTGCATCCTGCTTTGGGAAACGTGGAAGGTGAGAAATGCAGCgctcttcgatgggacttcgccCTTGATCCCTAGGTTGATTAACAAGATCAAATGGTGGCTGCATTATATCCAATCAGGTGGGCTGAGTCCTTCTTCTTTTCCTCCGGGCTCCTTGTTCTCGGTAAATAGGATAAGCTCTAGCCGAGCCCACCCAGGCTTTTCCCCTCTGTTCAGACCGGACCCGACTACTCCCTTCCCAGCTCCCGCCTCAGGTGCGAATTCAGTAATTGTTAAATGGTAGAGACCCCCTCCGGGCTCGGCTAAAATTAATGTCGATGGGTCTGCCTTAGGTAACCCCGGCCCATCAGGCAGCGGAGGGACGTGTAAAGATGATAAAGGGGTTTTTCTGTTCGCCTTTTTGGAGTGTTACAGGACTAGTTCAAATGTCCATGCTGAGCTCCGCGCTATCCATGACGGTATCCTTCGGTGTTTGTCTAGGGGCCTCAAGAAGATCATCGTCGAATCAGACTCCCAACTCATCATTGGTTTCCTGGTGAGGGCAACCACTCCTGGGTGGAAATGGAGTTATTGGCTAGCTAGAATCAGGCACATGGCTGCTTCCACCCAGGTGAAGTTTATGCACACCCTCAGGGAGGGTAATGCCCCTGTTGATGAATTGACAAAGATGGATAGCAAGTCTAAATCTTCCCTCTTCTTTAACTCCTACGTTGACTTTCCTCAGACAGTCAGGGGCCTCATTTTCCTGGATAAGGTCGTCTTAGGGGCCTTACGTTCCAAAGTTTCGGTCTCCTTTTTGGCTTTTTTTTGGTCCTGGGGTTTGCTTTGTAGTTTGGTTTCCCAGCCCCCTTTTTTGATTGGGCGTTCTCTTCTCTGTAATTttgtccatatcaatgatatacatctcgattttattaataaaaaaatgCTTAAGGGAAggacacaatgtggacatttaaccatcattgctcatcaatgtggacatttaaccaacattgcttccaaggagtggcccacatagagcctaacatataatgggcccatggcctcacataaggctctcacatacaatcacaatgggcctcatcacatggggctcatcacatcacaattgggccacattacatgggccttacacatcgcaatgggccgcatctcatgagcctcttacatcataatgggctgcattacatggtcctcatatacattaagtggggcacagcccatggacctcgaatatatcacaaggggccacaactcatgggcctcaaacatgggccgcatatacatcacaatgagccgcaacaatgggcctcatatacatcaagatgggccacaacaatgggcctcatatacgtcaagatgggccgcaacaatgagcctcatatacatcaagatgggccacaacaatgggcctcatatacgtcaagatgggcagcaacaatgggcctcatatacatcaagtgggcccatcttTCTAGcgggactatctacaccattcatctatttatagagatctttttagagcattacccaaaaaatgaatcatatcaaaagatcatctggaccataccacaaatagcagtggagataatgattttcactgtttaaaattcacagggccaccataatgtttattttccatccaatcttttcataaggtcataaaggcctaaattaagaggagaaacaaatttcatattgatccagaacttctatgaacccaaaacggtttcaatggtgaactttcaatcctccactgatttttgcagtgtggtccacccgataggcagatctatcttatttttcttctcaagcctaaaGACGAGCTCGCAAGGTGGATAGATGGCTTAGATCTAACACAAACCTCGTGATCAGGCCGCAGGACTGTTGACGTCAAGCAACAGCTATATACATTTGGTGTGGcttgctggcccaccgtccagatggacgattagatataatacatacctcaaaaTTAGACCCACATAGCTTGCTGACGTGATACAGCAGCTACTGCTGGTgcgtggatggtttagatataacacgtgcatcatgcgagacccacaaaacttgctgacgtgtaACCAGCATCTGCTGCTAATCATGggtccccaccgtctagatggatggttgggatataacatatacctcatgatcaggccgtccctagatggacggtttagatataatacataccttatgatcagacGCATAGAACTTGCTGTTGTTAagacaacagctatatagctggtgtaatcGTACACCGACTAATCTATTTCATAGAGGTGGGTCCGACGTGGGGCctaccagatatatatatatatatatgtgtgtgtgtgtgtgtgtgtgtgtgtgtgtgtgtgtgtgtgtgtgtgtgtgtgtgtgtgtgtgtgtgtgtgtgtatatattagtCTGCCCACGTCCAGCGATAACCATCCAGATTacttgacggtgtggataaaccttatggtgggtcccacgtccagattTTCGGATGGTGAGGACATATCAcacacacaaggtggggtccatgtacacaTGGGCCACCAACCTTCAatctagctgatatttatgtcATCTTCATCACCAACACCTATTGCTGGACAGCAACAGGTccagctaggtgtggcccacctgatccacatCCTGACGATCAAGGAAaggggtgagagagggatgggcagggtatgggttgtacttgacttgattgattgatggattgatgtgatgggctgtagagattctctcagaattcacaacgtaGTGTTTTTCTCtaaatgaatgcgggcccacaactcctggcctgggtatcacattggCGCGCAAGACAtggcgacggcgtggtcactagggtacaagtttcgagtcgagctgactcagatttTCTGGATGCAACTTAAGGTCtcgcgcaaacgccgattacaggtcacAGTTTGTCGAAATTGGATCGGGAGAATAGCTAGagtctatggaacagtacggactaggatatgggccttataaCTGCTGTAATGACGTCAGTCAGTTCCCTGGCCTGACCATAATGCATGCGttatatccagactgtccatctggacaatgAGCCAACAGGCCACACCAGCAGCAGCTGGTGCTGCATTgatgtcagcaaattctgtgggtcccgtatgatgtatgtgttatatctaaaccgtccatttgcaTGGACGTTAGTAAGTTCTAAAGGTTTGATCATCCAGTAAgtgttaatccaaaccgtccatctacttaTATAGCAGCTGTGTGGACCTGATCATGCAATAATtgttaatccaaaccgttcatccacttgtgagctcgtcttaaggttgTAGACAGAAAGTTAAGGCAGATTtacctatcaggtggaccacaatgtaaaa
This region of Magnolia sinica isolate HGM2019 chromosome 1, MsV1, whole genome shotgun sequence genomic DNA includes:
- the LOC131245580 gene encoding uncharacterized protein LOC131245580 codes for the protein MSPTSKAQYPAPCILLWETWKVRNAALFDGTSPLIPRLINKIKWWLHYIQSGGLSPSSFPPGSLFSVNRISSSRAHPGFSPLFRPDPTTPFPAPASGNPGPSGSGGTCKDDKGVFLFAFLECYRTSSNVHAELRAIHDGILRCLSRGLKKIIVESDSQLIIGFLVRATTPGWKWSYWLARIRHMAASTQVKFMHTLREGNAPVDELTKMDSKSKSSLFFNSYVDFPQTVRGLIFLDKVVLGALRSKVSFGFPAPFFDWAFSSL